The DNA region ccctgcattggcaggaggattcttaaccactacgccaccagggaagccctcaaaaacATTAATGtcttgaaagcattttaaaaggtgAGGGGAATGTGAAAGTGTTCTAGATAAAAGGAGACTACAGAGATATGGCAACTAAAGGCAATGCAGGATCTCTGATTGGATCCTGCATTGGGACAAAAAAAAGCTATCAAAGACATTACCAGGACAATTGGGGAATTTGATTATGGAAAGCTTGTAGTATTGTAACAACATTAAATTTCTTGAGTGTGATAATACTActgtgattatttaaaataatatccttgggaattccctggcggtccagtggttaggactcggcgctttcactgcagagggcccgggttcaattcctggtcgggtaATTAAGATCTGACAAGCTGAGTgggggcagccaaaaataaataaataaataaaatttaaataaataaataataaagtaatatccTTGTATCCTCATTCTTAGTATTTAGGATAGCTAGGGTATTTGAAGTGATATCTGACATGCTTTCAATTTATTACGAAAtgcttcaaaaaaacaaaaaagtgtgtgcatgtgtgagagagagagaatcaccAAACATGAAATGTAAATTGTTGCTGAACCTAGGTAAAGGGTATATAAGTGTTCATTGTACTATGCTCTCAAATTTTCtgtgaatttgaaatttttttttttttcagtacgcgggcctctcaccgttgcggcccctcccactgcagggcacaggctccggacacgcaggcccagcggccatggctcacgggcccagctgctccgcggcatgtgggatcctcccggaccggggtacgaacccacgtcccctgcctcggcaggcggactcccaaccactgcgccaccagggaagccctgaaatttttTGAACCAAAAAGTTGAGGATAAAAATCAATGTAGCAGAAAGACACAGCCATTAACAGAGGAAGCAGTCAGCTCCCCCCATACAAACTCCATTAGCTTTGGAGCCACCGCTGGGGCCCCATACTGGGCTGCAAGCCCTAAGAACGACTATGCCTTTTTCACCCTTGTTTCTCCAGCATCCTGGTCCAGAACACGTGTTCAGTACACGTGCATGCATGACACCCTCCCTCCGGAGTCTGCTCCCAGGAAGCCACAGCAGAGTTAGCGCTGGGACAAATAAATCAGGATGGTGGTCCCAGGCGTCGCGTTTTGAGGCCTTCGTGTTGCTGGAAGAACCAGACAACTGGAACTACATCAACAGGGGCGACCCCAGGGCTTGTCTCCTGGTGGTGCCCTTCTGGCCTCACCTGCCTTcttgggcagggaggggcagagctTGCAGGGCTGCATTTGCTGCTCCCCATCCCCCTGTCATTGGCTCCAGAGGGTCAATAAAACCCCAAGAGTCTGGAGAAGAGCAGTTGGCCAGAGGGGCTGACCCTTATCATGGTTCTCTCCAGCATGGGACCAGGGGCTCTGTTCCCCACACTCCCACCCCCGTatcctgggaggggagagggaagcatCTGACTGCCTGCCCAAAGATCCAGAATCTGGAATCCAATCCCAGACCCTTCCTCAAAGACTCATCCACCACTATGCAGTCCAGCCCAAGTCAGTGAGAGCTGGGTGCTGATGACCAGGTGTCTGACAAGGCATTGAGTCCTCCCAGCTGGAAAAGCCTCTGAATCTGTAAGAAAGAGAACACAAACCAACAATGACATACTCACAGCCTTACTCTCAGTTCCCACCAAAACACAGAGCATTTCCTGTGCCTTTTCCGTTATTTCACAAGCTGCTTCTTAGTCTCCCTCTGGGCTCCAGGACAGACAGCTGCTTCTCCCCTCAGAAGCCAGACAGTTGCCTCCAGCCTCTCCTGGTCAATGCCATGGCCAAGACCCGTAGTGACCATCTGCTGTACTCCCTGGAAGAGCTGGTGCCCTATGACTTTGAGAAGTTCAAGTTCAAGCTGCAGAACACCAGCCTGGAGAAGGAGCACTCCCGGATTCCCCGGGGCCAACTCCAGACAGCCAAGCCAGTGAAGCTGGCCACTCTGCTGGTCACCCACTATGGGGAGGAGGACGCCGTGCGGCTGACCCTGCAGGTCCTGAGGGCCATCAACCAGCACCTTCTGGCAGAGGAGCTCAACAGTGCAATCGGCCCAGGTAAGCGGCCCCATGCGCCCTCCTGCCCCACTGCGACTGCTGGCTGTTTGCAGAGTGGGGTGGAAGGTACAAGAGGGACCAGTTCGGCCAGTGCGTCCTGACTTGGGGGTTAGGAGTCCGAGGTCTGCAACAACCCTGGTGACTTTAGCCAAGCAAGTCCTTTCCCCCTCTCTGGTCTTGGAAGCTGGAGTAAAGCTAAGGCTCTcaatggcttttttaaaaaaacccagaagcatGAGGTTCTGACTATGGGGCAGAATCAGGAAAGGCAGGAGCTGGATGTCTGTTGGTAGAGAATTCCTCACTTCATTTGTCATTAACACTTACCTACAGATGAGTATCTTTGGGTGAGCAAGAAACTAACCACTCCTGTCAAGAGGGTTGATGGGTAATCTCACTGTTATCCACTTCATTTCAGTTTTGAGTTCTTCTCTAACACGttacaaagatattttaaaattctaaaaggactttctccttccttatcttttccttccttcctttcctctttttctttctctccttccttctctctctcccttttcctttcttccttcctttttttttttgtggtacacaggcctctcactgttgtggcctctcccgttgcagagcacaggctccggacgcgcaggctcagcggccatggctcacgggcccagccgctccgcggcatgtgggatcctcccggaccggggcacgaacccatgtcccctgcattggcaggcggactctcaaccactgcgccaccagggaagcccctcttccttccttttatcttatatttctttccttttttccttccttatccTTCTTCTGCTACTCTTTTGCCGtaactttctaattttattacattGTGATCGAAGACTGTGGCCtatttgatttctgcttttaaagacttttttgggGACATTTGGGGTGGAGGGGCTAATCTGTGATcagtttaaaaaactatttttcgatgtttgaaattttcttctatttctagaCTTTAAGAATACATTAGGAATGCTTTCCATGTGCTTCTATGAGGTAGAAGagtttacataacataaaaattctctgctctttgaaagagTGATAAAGCTAAACTGTAATCTGAGTCTGGTGTAATTTGAtgagtagaattttaaaattaattttttgtattttaaaatctggttaTTCATCTCTTCAGGGTTTCTTACCAGTTCTTGAACCAGTTTTCATAACATATTTTTCCTAGAAAGCCAATAGCAAAGTGTTTTAagcaactttaattttaaaagggcTTTTCAAACCAAAAATTAAGGTGCTAATTATaggttattttcatttctttattaaagTAGTGGTTTTCAAATTGTATCCCAGGAAGACATTTCAGGGATTCTTTAGAATGTTAGCAAATACTTGATTCAAATTTTATTAACTAACTTACAAAACTAAcaaattcatattaaaatgagtgattaaccaaattttaaaatattggaggCCATCAGTGTGACAGTTCATGCTTGAACTTTTTATGGAGACCCTAGAATTCAGCCCTTCCTGTCATTTCTGTTTAATTAAACATTGTTCTGAAATTTCCAGGCAAGCtgtcttttataaaaaattaccattgggcttccctggtggcgcagtggttgagagtctgcctgccgatgcaggggacacaggttcgtgccccggtccgggaagatcccgcacgccgcggagcggccgggaccgtgagccatggccgttgagcctgcgcgtctggagcctgtgcttctcaacggtagaggccacaacagtgagaggcccgcgtaccgcaaaaaaaaaaaaaaaaaaaaattaccatttacACTTATCTGTGTGAGTTAGGATTTTCTTCACTTCATGaaaccaaagggggaaaaaaacccaaaataaattaGTTTCTGAAGTTTTCACTGTCCTTCATGACCCCGATTTCAATTTTTTGTGCTGATCTTTATTGACTGATAAGTGAGTTTTGTAGATCTGTAAATCGCACACAAATGTATACCCATAAACTAGGGTTTTCACTTATATATTAAGAATTCTATGTAAGACCTTATATTGGAAACAAGTTCTCCTgcctaaaaagtttaaaaagcactATTTCAGAAATAAGATAGCAGATAATTAGTATGTTCTTATTTAATGGTAATTGACTGCTGTTGTCTAGAATGTCCTGAGCTTCTCTAATTTCCAAAGGGattctgtcttctctcccttcccccaaacctTGAACCTGAGCACTGGACATTTTCATGCCTTTCCATCTCATTGTCTTTTCAGGGTGTCAGGTAAAAGAAAGTGACACAGACAGTTCAGCAATGTCTGGTTCCTCTGGGGAGATTAAGCCCAAGAGTCTGAAGATACCAGATGGCCTGGAAGGTGACAAGCAGCGACAAAGTGGTGATGGGGCTGGCTGCCCACCATCCATCCAGCCCGAGGCTGGAAGGGGGCCCCAGAAGAAGCCTCTGGGCAAACAGAGAGATCAGAAAGGCTCTGAGCGCCTGGATGTGCAGGGCAAGCCAGGGGCCAGGAACACAACTCTGTCTTCCAAGAGAAGCCCCTGTCCCAGCAAGCcacagggggagaaggggagcaaTGTGGGGGTCAGGCTGCGCAGGAACGCCAGCTCTGCAGGAAGGCTCCAAGGACTCTCCAGTGGGTCGTTTGCTGGGTCCCTGGGAAGGAGAGAATTTAAGATATCTGAAGCATATTTACCTTCAGGAAAGAAGCGACCCAAAAGTCTTGAATTTACCATTTCTTCAGGAGAGACAGAACCTCTCAACCCAGAAACTCTTATGCTTCAAGAGAAAATGAGATGTGAGAATCCGGGCTCAGCAGCCACTCTGAACACAGGGGCTACTGTGGCTGCAGAGAAAGGATCCAGGAAGCCAGAACACGCCATGACTCTGGAGGGGGTAGCACTCAGGAATACACTTTCCAGTGTATCGTTGGCTGGAAAGAAGATCTGGGAGCATCCAGAGTCCACAGTACCTGCAGAGAAGAGTGGAACTGAGGCTCCAAAGACCTCTAAGGCCTTGGAGGAGGTGGTAGGTGGTGTGCTCCATGATCCTTCAAATCCAGAAGTCCCTCCATCTTCAGGTAAGAAAGGACCTCAGAATCCAGAAGACCTGGCATCCTTAGGAATGATGACCTTTGCAGGTTTCCCCCTGCAAACCTGCTTTTATCCCCACTGTATTCATTTCACTGGATCTCTGGGTCCCCCTTGAGGTCCTCcaccctttgagaatctgatgtaGGCTCTGAATCCTGAAAAATGCATATCTGcacattttcataaaaatgttgcATACATTTCAGTTAGTTAGTTCTTAGACACTCTGAAGTCCTTCTTTAGAATTCCCAAGGGCTTCATGGACCCCAGGTTGAACATCTGAGAAAGATTGGGTACAAATATCACCTTCTCACAATACCTCATGGCAGTATGTCATGGGGCTGCGATTCTGCTATTCGCCTCTGtctgggcagggagggagctgttGGCTAAAGTCCTAGGTCTCTTTTACTAAAGAGGCAGAAATTAGGATGGTGATGGGTTGTGAATGACAGAAACGCCAAAATAACATAACTGAAACAAGATAGACGTTTGTTCCTCTTTCACATAAATGACACACAGGTGGTCCAGGACAAATGTGGTACACCGTGGTCAGGAACCCAAGCTCCTGCTGCTTTTCTGCTCTACAGAGTTTGCTCTTAAGGTTGTGGTCTCAGATGGTGGCATCCTCATTCCAGGCAGCAGGATGGAGGGACAAAGGAGAATAGTATCACTTAGGGAAGGTTTTCAGAAGTTTCTAGATGCTGCTCGTGATGCCTCCATTTACTTCCTCTTGGCCAGAATGTACAGGCACGtcgtgggtttggttccagaccactgcaataaagagaatattgcagtaaagcaagtcacatgaattttctggtttcctggtgcatatgtttatactatactatCATCtatattaagtgtgcaatagcattatgtctaaaaagaaaaatgtacctaccttaatttaaatatactttattgccaaaaaaaaactttattgctaaaGAATGTTCACCATCATCTGGCAACACagcgttgccacaaaccttcattttcttaaaaatgaaagagtCTGTGAAggacaataaagtgaagtgcaataaagtgaggTGTGTCTGGAGTCACATGACCACgtctaactgcaagggaggctaaGAAATGGTTTTTTTGGGTGGTGGCGGGGAGCAGCCATATGGACAGCAATCAATACTATcacaggggaaggagaggaaaatggtCACTGGGGAGCTCGCAGTCTCACTTGCAGATGTGATATGAATTCCTGGGACCCTGCaagaggaggaggcaggaggggactCGTGGATTGAGTGCGTTTCTATTCCTCTTGTATCTCCTGTCATTTCTGCTTTATGAAGCTGTGCTATGGTCTTGGGGCAGAGCTGGTCATAGCTGTAGGTCATCATGGTGGGCTATACCCTTCAGCCTGTAAAGTCCCCTTCTTTACTTTCACTTCATGCTTCCTGAATCTGGATGTGAGCAGTGgcccattcattccttcattcaacacgCACTTCCCAAATGCTCACCACATGCCAGGGATTCTGCTAGGGGCTGGAGGTCTGGCCATGAGCAAGTCACCATCCCTTGGGAGCTCTACTCAAGTTATGAGCAGTCTAGGTGGTGGTTAAGTGGcaaacaccagtcagaatgtcttACTGTCTTTATATCACCTGTTATCAGTGTGCGTGCAGGAGGAAGGCATAGAATTTGTAGCAAAAGGCCTTTCTTtaggataaatgcccaagaattCCAATCCTCAGGACTGGTATGAAATCTATCCCTTAGCCTTCAGTTCCAGTGGCTCCTTTGCTACTTCGCTGGAGGGAAGTCGGGGGAGGACAAGCTAGGAAGGGGCCTCAGTCTAACCGAGAATGTACGTATCCCAGGCACGGACTCTCGCTGTGATTTGCAGCATTCCTTGGTAACATCTTGGGTTTGTCACTCATGAGATTTTTCCACTGCTATGTCCCCAGGGAGACTGCAGGACAAGGCTGTGTGTCCCCTTTGCTGTGCCCAGGAAGGAGACCCGGTTGGTGGCAGCTGCGTGCATGTTTCCTGCAGCTGCCCCGTTGCTTCTAGGGATCCTGAGGTCTCACGTGGCTACTCATCCAGCTGCCCTCAGTGCCAGGACTTGCTCCCGGGGAAGAGCCATGGAAGCCTCGAGTGGCAGGAGGGCCTGCAGATGGCCAGCCTGAGCCCCAAGTCCCTGCCACAGTGTGAGCGTCACATGAAGCAGGTCCAGCTGCTCTTCTGCGAGGACCACGGGGAACCCATCTGCCTCATCTGCGGGCTGAGTCAGGAGCACCGAGGCCACCGGGTTCGCCCCATCGAGGAGGCCGCCCTGGAATACAAGGTAGGGCTTTCTGCATTGGGGTCCTTCTCTGCTGGGCACTTGAACACATCGGGGCTTGCTTCATTTCCCCCAAAACCCTGGGAGTTGGTACATTGGCCAGCATCTTTGGGCTGTAAATGGCAAACACAATACAAAGTAAGCCAACAAAGAGGGATTTACTGGTTCATGTAGCTATGGGAATCTAACTTTAGGTATGGCTGAATCCAGGTGCTCACAAGAGGTCATTAGAAATCATTCTCACTGCCTCTTGGCTCTGCTTCCTTTGGTGTGATGGAttcattcttcctctttcctgcGTACCTCTCCCTGTGCTCTTGGCTGCCTCACCTTCAGCTTTATTCCGTGAAGCAAGTTTTCCCATCTAGAGTTGGCACCAAGATGGCAGGAGCCAAGTTCAAGCTTTGACAAGTGCtctttttttccagaaacaaATTCAGAAGCAGCTGGAGCATCTGAAGGAGTTGAGAAAATCTGGAGAGGAGCAGAGATCTCAGGGGGATAAGAAGACAGCAAACTTCCTGGTAAGGCTAGGGTGGTCTGTGGCCAGTCTTTGCCTGGATTCACCCctgcagaaggagggagggaaccGAGAGTGAGCAGGGGTCCCTGATGTCCTGTACTGGTTCACAGGGAAGCAGAGCCGATCACATAGTTAGAATCACCTGCTCTTGGGGGGCAGGGAATAACAGGTATCAAAGGATGAGCTTGTCCCTGGGGAGGGAAACCACCTCCAGCAAGAAGTGGAATCTCCCAGGACCCTATCATGCTTTCTTAGACTCACCACAAAATGGTTTAGAGAAAGGAATGCCAGTGGCTGTAGCTGAGGAATGGGActgaggaaaggggaggagagacTATTCAACTTTAAATACTCCTctgtattgtttttataattgttGTTGTggtctattgttttttttgtacAAAAAccatgttgatttttaaaattcaaatgcttAAAGtagacattttctttaaaactgtgGTTTTAAAGAAACGCCACAGATCTCAATAAGTACAACTTAGTGGCCTTCCTGTTAAGCTGTTGTCCAGACTCGGATGCATTAAGTTGCTCCTGTTTTCCCTGCATGCGAAGGAGCCTACCCCCAGAGCCTTGATTTATCTGGTGCATTTCTGTTGGTTGGATACTGTCTCCCACTCTGAGTTCCAAACTTCTTCAGGGACCCACCACACTGCAGTGGCAAACAGGCAAAGATAACAAAGGGCAGAAATGGGAGGAAGGTGGCATTGGTCCAGGTGTCTGACTTTTGGGAAACTCTTGAGTTGTAGTAAAATGAAAACCCTTTCCTATAATCCCAGGTGACTTGGAACTTGTGGATGGAGCAGAGGTCAGGGGTGCCCCCCCAAGGAGGGTGAGGCAGGAGCCTGGGCTGATCAGGGAAACCCAGGGAGACAAGAGGGTTCAGCCTTCCCTTAAGATACAGTGACACGGGCTCTGTGGAAAGGAGATGCTGTTTTCAGGTCTtcgccttctcctcctcctttttacaataattaaaagaaatatttttaatcataggGAAGGGGTTGGGAAAGCTCTTCTTTACAGCAGAAACCCAGATAAAACAAGTATAGAAGAATAATTGAATTAGAAAATTTCCACTATGCAATTGACACCGACAGGGATCAGCAACAGATACtaaaatttttagagaaaatcGTTAGAGAACAGGATATTTACACACTCTCAAAGTACCACTCCCCAAATTACTTAGgaattataaaggaaataatatatacTTACAGTAGCGATATCTGGTAGACGCTTCCTTAACCAAGCATCAATCCTAGTATAACTATAATGATGATGGCAAACTGGACAGTCTTTGCCTCCCAGTGGGGTATGCTAGAAAGAGCATGGCATTAGGTCTATGGTATTCTTGCCCCAAATGTTTCTCCTgaatttaatcatgagaaaaattatagaattttagaatATAGGCCATTGAATGAGACAACTGACCcgtcctcttaaaaaaaaagtccacgtTACTGCCGTCAACAACAAGAAGAAGTGTTCCAGACTCCATGTTTAGGAACATCACATTGGAAACTTGAAACTGGCCACGGTGGGAATATCAACACCACAGAAATGGCAAATACCACAGCCCAGCCTTGGCTGattgttttgttgattgtctaGACTTAGAAAGTGTTGGAGAAAGTGTGACTTGTGCAGACCAGATGCACAGGTGCATGTCTGCAGTGCTCCATTCTAAAGACTGAGAGAACACTCTTCTGCACCTGAAACCCAGGACGTGATTCAGCAGGGCTGCTGATGTCACAGAGGAAGGAGTGAGATTCCACACACATCGAGTTTATAGTCTTATTCCTTAATTACAAGAAAATACCAAGCAACATCAGAACCACTCTCGTGTGTCGACTAAGGGACTACAGTGGGTGGAGGAACAGGAGCCGGGCAAACATCCACGAAGCATCCTGTGAGGCCCTGGGCTCTCTGGAATTTACACGAGAGTTCTGTCCACTAGTATTTTTTGTTAATTGTGTGTATCAGTTTAGCTAATAAATGAATGTGCCCATATTAAAAACAACGACAAAAGGTGAAGAAACTTTTTTGGTTCAAAAGAACTAAAGACTTAATCCTGTCCTTTTGAGCCAAAAATGAGATTTCTGCTGTCCAGTCCTAGTAGATCTGAAGGGCCCTCTCCCTCCTTGGAGGAAGGAAAGATGCCCTAGAGCCACTTCACATGTccacagaagctttttagtgATGATGAGAAAGAGGACGGCAGAAGAGGTCATGGTTGGCCAGTGTGCAAGAATATTGGAAGTCAAGTTCACTTGCGTTCAAATAGATGGACTGACTGACCCCTTTCAGGGCAGTCTGAGACTGTCGGGGAGTGGAGAGAACTCTCCCTCCTGGAGACTTTGTGGTCCTGACCTTGTCTGTTTATGACTCCAGACATATGCAATCCTCACGCTGCCTTTCAAGGAAGGAAGAAGGTGACACCAGTTATCTTAGTGTTCTGGGGCTGCCCTtgcaaagtaccataaactgggcggcataaaccacagaaatgtatgcctcccacagttctggaggcaaggtgttggcagaaatgcttccttctgagggctgtgagggaaggctgctccaaggcctctctccttagctttTAGGTGTCTCCTTCCCCCTGTGTCTCTTTACATGGCATTctccatgtgtgtgtatctgtgtccaaatttccccacTCCAGTGGCCCACCCCACTCCAGcacgacctcatcttaactaattgcatcctcaatgaccctatttccaaataagatcatattctcaggtactggggttaggacttaTAACACATACattttggaggggacacaattcaatccatttTACCAGGTTTTAGGGCATTTTCCAAAAGCCAACCTGTTCTGGAAGGTTCCAGCTCATTTTGCCTCCTACTCTGGAATTCAGGCCTCCAAGAGGCTGAGGAAGCCTGCTCTTACCCACCTCCAGGAGGTGGGCTTCTGCGGGTTCCCTGGGCACACACGTCTACCTCACCGCATAGGCCCCTACACCTCCCTGACTTCTGTTCCCCAGAAACAAGCTGAAACCCAGAAGCAGAGAATCCAGTACCAGTTGGAGCAGTTATGCCAGTTTTTAGAGCAGCAAGAGCAGCTCTTTGTGGCCTGTCTGGAGGAGCTGGGCCAGACCATTGGCCAAGTCAGGGAGACATATGGCACCCGGGTGACAGGGGACATCGCCCTTCTCGACAAGCTGATTGGGGAGCTGGAGGCCAAGCAGTGCCAGCCAGAATGGGAGCTTATGAAGGTAAGTGTGGCTGGGCCTGGCCTTCCCCCATCCACTGTGTGCAGTAGGGTGACATGGGCTCCCAGCACTGCCATCAGCTATGCCCAAGCCAGTGGGTGAGGCTCTTAGGGCCAGGGGCGGGACTTGGTCTTGGTGACCCACAATGCCCAGGCCCCTTCAATGAATTCTCAGGAGCCCAGGATGGCCCAGTATCTAGGGGATCCTGTGACATCTCCCAGAAGAGACCAGCAGAGTTTGGGTACAGTTATGTGCAGGCCTCAGCCAGGGTGCCACCTCAGCAGATTAGAATTAGAACTGGGGAGAGGTGCCCCATTTTTGCTGACACTGTGGGGCTGGGAGCCCAGGAGGAGAGGCCAAGGAGTCAGCACAGCCCCTATGAGACTGGTAATAGAGaacttccctcttttctctcctaGGACGTCAGAGTCACCCTGCACAGGTACCAAGAGGTCCCCTGATGATCCCTTGGGTGTACTGTAGGAAGTATTTGGGGAGGCAGACCTAGGAGGGAGATGATCCCAACCCGCGGCCTGTGGCTCCTCCCTGGGTCCTCCCATCTCCTGCAGCTTCCGAAGGTGAAGGCCTTTCTGGACTTGTGTAGCAAGAATGGGAGCACAATCAGGAGGGGGAGCATGGGGTCAAAGACTGGACCAAATGAACATGGCCTGTTGTGTGGTGGTGGCTTCATAAGAAACCCCCCCTAACAGACTGTGTCCCATGCAATTCGCCTTATGAAAACTGTTCCTGCAGGAGTGCTTGTGGCCACAGTGAG from Tursiops truncatus isolate mTurTru1 chromosome 15, mTurTru1.mat.Y, whole genome shotgun sequence includes:
- the MEFV gene encoding pyrin isoform X2 — translated: MTYSQPYSQFPPKHRAFPVPFPLFHKLLLSLPLGSRTDSCFSPQKPDSCLQPLLVNAMAKTRSDHLLYSLEELVPYDFEKFKFKLQNTSLEKEHSRIPRGQLQTAKPVKLATLLVTHYGEEDAVRLTLQVLRAINQHLLAEELNSAIGPGCQVKESDTDSSAMSGSSGEIKPKSLKIPDGLEGDKQRQSGDGAGCPPSIQPEAGRGPQKKPLGKQRDQKGSERLDVQGKPGARNTTLSSKRSPCPSKPQGEKGSNVGVRLRRNASSAGRLQGLSSGSFAGSLGRREFKISEAYLPSGKKRPKSLEFTISSGETEPLNPETLMLQEKMRCENPGSAATLNTGATVAAEKGSRKPEHAMTLEGVALRNTLSSVSLAGKKIWEHPESTVPAEKSGTEAPKTSKALEEVVGGVLHDPSNPEVPPSSGRLQDKAVCPLCCAQEGDPVGGSCVHVSCSCPVASRDPEVSRGYSSSCPQCQDLLPGKSHGSLEWQEGLQMASLSPKSLPQCERHMKQVQLLFCEDHGEPICLICGLSQEHRGHRVRPIEEAALEYKKQIQKQLEHLKELRKSGEEQRSQGDKKTANFLKQAETQKQRIQYQLEQLCQFLEQQEQLFVACLEELGQTIGQVRETYGTRVTGDIALLDKLIGELEAKQCQPEWELMKDVRVTLHRAKKVTVPELWATPPEVKEKIHLLYQKSEFVEKRMRHFLETLRSEMEMFNVPEVTGGQAP
- the MEFV gene encoding pyrin isoform X1, translated to MTYSQPYSQFPPKHRAFPVPFPLFHKLLLSLPLGSRTDSCFSPQKPDSCLQPLLVNAMAKTRSDHLLYSLEELVPYDFEKFKFKLQNTSLEKEHSRIPRGQLQTAKPVKLATLLVTHYGEEDAVRLTLQVLRAINQHLLAEELNSAIGPGCQVKESDTDSSAMSGSSGEIKPKSLKIPDGLEGDKQRQSGDGAGCPPSIQPEAGRGPQKKPLGKQRDQKGSERLDVQGKPGARNTTLSSKRSPCPSKPQGEKGSNVGVRLRRNASSAGRLQGLSSGSFAGSLGRREFKISEAYLPSGKKRPKSLEFTISSGETEPLNPETLMLQEKMRCENPGSAATLNTGATVAAEKGSRKPEHAMTLEGVALRNTLSSVSLAGKKIWEHPESTVPAEKSGTEAPKTSKALEEVVGGVLHDPSNPEVPPSSGRLQDKAVCPLCCAQEGDPVGGSCVHVSCSCPVASRDPEVSRGYSSSCPQCQDLLPGKSHGSLEWQEGLQMASLSPKSLPQCERHMKQVQLLFCEDHGEPICLICGLSQEHRGHRVRPIEEAALEYKKQIQKQLEHLKELRKSGEEQRSQGDKKTANFLKQAETQKQRIQYQLEQLCQFLEQQEQLFVACLEELGQTIGQVRETYGTRVTGDIALLDKLIGELEAKQCQPEWELMKDVRVTLHRAKKVTVPELWATPPEVKEKIHLLYQKSEFVEKRMRHFLETLRSEMEMFNGESGGGSMCWPGITAIFPCAVDFWELFRKEKTPVTKVGAKS